Below is a genomic region from Spongiibacter nanhainus.
GGACCTCCATATCGGCAGCGTCGGCCTCGGTGCCCGGCATCCCTAATCTTACCCACTGCGGAGACACTAATGTTATGAAGCAGAACGTAGACTTTATCGTAGTGGGCAGCGGCGCCGGCTCGATGTGCGCCGCGCTTAAACTGCGCTCGGCGGGCAAGTCGGTGATGGTGCTGGAAAAAACTGACTTACTGGGGGGCACCACCGCCACCTCTGGCGGGGTAATGTGGATTCCCAACAACCGCTATATGAAAGAGGCTGGCGTTCCCGACAGCCGGGATGACGCCATTGCCTACCTGGCGGCTACTGCAGGCGCCGATGACGACGCCCCAGGTGCCAATGCCGAACGGCGAGCCACCTATGTTGATCAAGCGCCGGCGATGCTGGAGTTTCTTATTTCCAAAGGCCTGCGCTTTCGCCGCATTCCCAGTTGGCCCGACTACTACGAGGCCCCCGGGGAGTCGGAGCTGGGCCGCACCGTGGTCTCGGAGCTATTCGATCTCAACACCCTTGGCAAAGAGTGGAAAGCCAAGCTGCGGCCGGGCTTTATTCCCCTGCCGGCCTATCTCGAAGAGGCCATGCAACTGCCCAATATGAAGCGCTCCAAAGCCGCCAAGAAAACCCTGTTCCGCATTCTGGGCCGGACGCTGAAAACCCGGCTGACCGGCAAGCACCTGGTTACCGCCGGCCACGCATTGCAGGGCCAATTGCTGCGGGCCGCGCTGGATGAGGGTGTCGACATCCATGTTAACGCCGCCGTGAAAAAGCTCCTTACCCACGGCGACCGGGTCTCCGGCGTCCTGGCCAACATCAACGGCAAGGATATGGAGATCAATGCCAGCGCCGGCGTGCTGATCAATGCCGGCGGCTTTGCCCGCAACCAGGCCATGCTGGATCAGTATATTCCCGGCGCCAAGTCGGAGTGGACCAATGCCAACCCCGGCGACACCGGTGAAATGATTCAGGAAGCCATGGCCCTCGGTGCCGCGGTGGCGCAAATGAACGAGCGGATGGGCTCTCCCACCACCCTGCCCCCCAACAACCCCGACATGAAGCCCGCCATGCAGGGCGACCTGGCCAAACCTCACAGTATTGTGGTGGACCAAAGCGGCCAGCGCTTTATGCGGGAGTCGGCGTCCTATATGGCGCTTTCCAAGGCCATTCTGGAACGCCAGGCGCAGTCACCGTCGATTCCCAGTTGGATGATTCTCGACAGCCAGTACATCGACAAATATTGGCTGGTAGGCGGCGGCGTTAACAAGAAAAAGTTGCAGACCTGGCTCGACGCCGACTTTATCAAACAGGGCGACAGCCTTGAGGCACTGGCCCAAGCCTGTGACATTGATCCCGCCACGTTGTCCAACACAGTGACCCGCTTCAACGGTTTTGTAGACGCCGGCGAAGATAGCGACTTTGGTCGCGGCGGCCATATTTACGACCGCTGGCTGGGTGACGACCTGCACAAACCCAATGAAACACTGGGCAAAATCGACAGCGGACCGTTTTATGCACTGCGGGTTTACCCCGGCGATCTGGGTACCTTTGGCGGCCTGCTCACCGACGAGCACGCCCGAGTACTGCGGGAAGACGGCAGCGTGATGGAGGGGCTCTACGCCACCGGCACCTCCACAGCTTCAGTAATGGGGCGAATTACCCCCGGCGCCGGCGGCAGCATAGGGCCCTCCATCACTTGGGCTTACGTTGCGGCTTGCCACGCCGCCGGTGACAGTAGTTAGCCAAAGACAGTACTTGAACAGCAACATAAACATAAACGCGACTAACAGCGCCCATAGGGCGCCAATCTTAGAGGAAAACACCATGACCATGCTCGCTGATGCCAATCTCTATATTGATGGCGTTATCCGCCCCTCGGCGAACGGCAACACTTTTGATGTCATCAACCCCTGGACCGCGAAGCC
It encodes:
- a CDS encoding FAD-dependent oxidoreductase, coding for MKQNVDFIVVGSGAGSMCAALKLRSAGKSVMVLEKTDLLGGTTATSGGVMWIPNNRYMKEAGVPDSRDDAIAYLAATAGADDDAPGANAERRATYVDQAPAMLEFLISKGLRFRRIPSWPDYYEAPGESELGRTVVSELFDLNTLGKEWKAKLRPGFIPLPAYLEEAMQLPNMKRSKAAKKTLFRILGRTLKTRLTGKHLVTAGHALQGQLLRAALDEGVDIHVNAAVKKLLTHGDRVSGVLANINGKDMEINASAGVLINAGGFARNQAMLDQYIPGAKSEWTNANPGDTGEMIQEAMALGAAVAQMNERMGSPTTLPPNNPDMKPAMQGDLAKPHSIVVDQSGQRFMRESASYMALSKAILERQAQSPSIPSWMILDSQYIDKYWLVGGGVNKKKLQTWLDADFIKQGDSLEALAQACDIDPATLSNTVTRFNGFVDAGEDSDFGRGGHIYDRWLGDDLHKPNETLGKIDSGPFYALRVYPGDLGTFGGLLTDEHARVLREDGSVMEGLYATGTSTASVMGRITPGAGGSIGPSITWAYVAACHAAGDSS